A single region of the Bacillota bacterium genome encodes:
- a CDS encoding ATP-binding protein, which translates to MVEELVLEFEVRGLDFAAVGEASGSIKRTLQQVGMEASLVRRAAVCAFEVETNIVIHARRGVVRARISPQRVVVEAEDEGPGIPDLELAMQEGYSTAPAYVREMGFGAGMGFSNMRRCSDHMEVSTEVGKGTRVRLVIEVGKA; encoded by the coding sequence ATGGTTGAGGAACTGGTCCTGGAGTTCGAGGTGAGGGGCCTGGACTTCGCGGCGGTAGGAGAGGCTTCCGGCAGCATCAAGCGCACCCTGCAGCAGGTGGGGATGGAGGCGTCGCTGGTGCGGCGGGCCGCCGTGTGTGCTTTCGAGGTAGAAACCAACATTGTGATCCATGCCAGGCGGGGCGTGGTGCGGGCCCGCATCTCCCCGCAGCGGGTGGTCGTGGAGGCCGAGGACGAGGGGCCAGGTATCCCCGATCTGGAGCTCGCCATGCAGGAAGGTTACTCCACCGCGCCCGCCTACGTCCGCGAGATGGGCTTCGGGGCGGGCATGGGCTTTTCTAACATGCGGCGGTGCTCGGACCATATGGAGGTGTCCACCGAGGTGGGCAAGGGCACCCGGGTTCGGCTCGTCATCGAGGTGGGCAAAGCATGA
- a CDS encoding [Fe-Fe] hydrogenase large subunit C-terminal domain-containing protein: MSQGGYFHSVRLDLAKCKGCTNCIKRCPVEAIRVREGKARIMEERCIDCGECVRVCPNHAKYVVTDGLERLQDFRCRVALPAPAFYGQFRPDVPPGAVLAALLGAGFDGVFEVAVAAEAVTLATRAYLERGMPRAARPLISSACPAVIRLMQVRFPTLLPHIIPVETPMEIAARLAKEEMARERGVNPREIGAFFITPCAAKVTAAKQPEGSLVSSVDGVLSMSAMYAEVLRRLPDVDLSGELHRSSGMGIGWGAAGGEGRALGTGTVLAVDGIHNVVTVLEEVERGTLSDVDFIEAQACVGGCIGGPLAVQNPFISRVRMRRLVEEYGKRGPGVDEAEVRRRFRQGFFDMVKPIGPRPVLRLDEDVTRAIRKMDRLEKTLARLPGLDCGACGSPTCRALAEDIVRERAFETDCIFQLREHLEELAERMVQLTRIVPPALSRDKAPGGGGGGEPEDRG, from the coding sequence ATGAGCCAGGGCGGGTACTTCCACTCGGTGCGGCTGGACCTGGCCAAGTGCAAGGGGTGCACCAACTGCATCAAGCGCTGCCCGGTGGAGGCCATCCGGGTGCGCGAGGGCAAGGCCCGGATTATGGAAGAACGCTGCATCGACTGCGGCGAGTGCGTGCGGGTATGCCCCAACCACGCCAAGTACGTGGTCACGGATGGCCTGGAGCGTTTGCAGGACTTCCGTTGCCGGGTCGCCCTGCCCGCACCGGCCTTTTACGGGCAGTTCCGCCCGGACGTCCCGCCCGGGGCTGTGCTCGCCGCCCTGCTGGGAGCGGGGTTCGACGGGGTATTCGAGGTGGCGGTGGCGGCTGAGGCGGTTACCCTGGCCACCCGGGCGTACCTGGAGCGGGGCATGCCGCGGGCGGCCCGTCCTCTCATCTCTTCGGCCTGTCCCGCGGTGATCCGGCTCATGCAGGTGCGGTTCCCCACCCTCCTGCCCCACATCATCCCGGTGGAGACCCCCATGGAGATAGCAGCCCGCCTGGCCAAAGAGGAAATGGCGCGGGAGCGGGGCGTGAATCCCCGCGAGATCGGTGCATTTTTCATCACCCCCTGCGCGGCCAAGGTCACGGCTGCCAAGCAGCCCGAGGGGAGCCTGGTGAGCAGCGTGGACGGGGTGCTCTCCATGAGCGCCATGTACGCCGAAGTCCTCCGGCGACTGCCCGACGTCGACCTGAGCGGGGAACTGCACCGCTCCTCGGGCATGGGTATTGGCTGGGGGGCGGCAGGGGGCGAAGGCCGGGCCCTGGGAACGGGCACTGTCCTGGCCGTGGACGGCATCCACAATGTGGTGACCGTGCTGGAAGAGGTGGAGCGGGGGACGCTGTCGGACGTCGACTTCATCGAGGCCCAGGCCTGCGTGGGAGGCTGCATCGGAGGGCCGCTGGCAGTTCAGAACCCGTTCATCAGCCGGGTGCGGATGCGCCGCCTGGTGGAGGAGTACGGCAAGCGGGGTCCCGGAGTGGACGAGGCCGAGGTGAGGCGGCGGTTCCGGCAGGGTTTCTTTGACATGGTCAAGCCCATCGGGCCCCGCCCCGTCCTGCGCCTGGACGAGGACGTCACCCGGGCCATCCGCAAGATGGACCGCCTGGAGAAGACGCTGGCCCGCCTGCCCGGCCTGGACTGCGGCGCCTGCGGGTCCCCTACGTGTCGCGCCCTGGCCGAGGATATCGTCAGGGAGCGTGCCTTCGAGACCGATTGCATTTTCCAGTTGCGAGAGCATCTCGAGGAGCTGGCAGAGCGCATGGTGCAACTCACCCGCATCGTGCCTCCAGCTCTCTCCAGGGACAAGGCCCCCGGTGGAGGTGGCGGCGGTGAACCTGAAGACCGTGGTTGA
- a CDS encoding DRTGG domain-containing protein, producing the protein MNLKTVVEKLGLEVLTGSAHLDRDVTGGYVSDLLSDVMANAVSGQVWMTIQTHQNVVAVASLANLAGVIITSGKKPDAETLQRADTEGVVIMRSPYPTFRVAGELWRLLGGAG; encoded by the coding sequence GTGAACCTGAAGACCGTGGTTGAGAAGCTGGGCCTGGAGGTGCTGACGGGGTCGGCTCACCTGGACCGGGACGTTACCGGGGGGTATGTGAGCGACCTTCTGTCGGACGTGATGGCCAACGCCGTGTCGGGCCAGGTCTGGATGACCATCCAGACCCACCAGAACGTGGTGGCGGTGGCCAGCCTGGCCAATCTGGCGGGTGTCATCATTACCTCGGGCAAGAAGCCCGATGCCGAGACCCTGCAACGGGCCGACACCGAAGGAGTGGTGATCATGCGATCGCCCTATCCCACCTTCCGGGTGGCTGGCGAACTCTGGAGGCTTTTGGGCGGGGCGGGTTAG